One genomic region from Nostoc sphaeroides encodes:
- a CDS encoding ABC transporter substrate-binding protein encodes MKPSSPSSTAVNRLSRRNFIQYGSIWIGSNFIAGCTNSNQPSTSNSRLDKVTFGTNWIAQAEHGGFYQAIATGIYKDYGLDVTIKMGGPQVPSGTQLLMGGAVDFFMGYGIDAVNAIAQGIPKITVAAIFQKDPWCLIAHPNPAIKTLADLKGKPIYVSASANITYWPVLKAKYGFTDDQKRPYNFNPAPFLTDKNSAQQGYITSEPFAIEKQGGFQPVVFLLADYGYQPYATTIETKKELVEKNPDLVQRFVDASIKGWYSYLKNPQPGNQLIKKENPEMTDEQIDYGIQKLKQYGIILSDAAEKQGIGAMSDARWKSLFDSMVDTKISKSKVNYKEAYTLQFVNKGVGYYKK; translated from the coding sequence ATGAAACCGTCATCACCCTCATCAACAGCAGTTAATCGCCTTAGTCGCCGCAATTTTATTCAATACGGTTCTATCTGGATTGGTAGTAACTTTATTGCTGGTTGTACTAACAGCAACCAACCGTCAACTAGCAATTCTCGGTTGGATAAAGTTACATTTGGCACAAACTGGATAGCACAAGCAGAACACGGCGGATTTTACCAGGCGATCGCCACTGGTATTTACAAAGACTATGGTTTAGATGTAACTATTAAAATGGGTGGCCCGCAGGTTCCCAGTGGTACTCAATTGTTGATGGGGGGTGCGGTAGATTTCTTTATGGGTTATGGCATTGATGCCGTGAATGCCATAGCACAAGGTATTCCCAAAATCACAGTCGCAGCAATTTTCCAGAAAGACCCCTGGTGTCTTATTGCACATCCCAACCCAGCAATTAAAACCCTTGCAGACCTCAAAGGCAAGCCAATTTATGTCTCTGCTTCTGCTAACATTACCTATTGGCCTGTTCTGAAAGCTAAGTACGGTTTTACCGATGATCAGAAACGCCCTTACAACTTTAATCCTGCTCCCTTTTTAACTGACAAAAACTCAGCCCAGCAAGGTTATATTACATCTGAACCCTTTGCTATTGAGAAGCAGGGTGGTTTTCAGCCAGTAGTATTTTTATTAGCAGATTATGGTTATCAACCCTATGCAACCACTATTGAAACAAAAAAAGAACTAGTAGAAAAAAATCCCGATTTAGTGCAGCGATTTGTTGATGCGTCAATTAAAGGTTGGTATAGCTACTTAAAAAATCCCCAACCAGGGAATCAGTTAATTAAAAAAGAGAATCCAGAAATGACGGATGAGCAAATTGATTATGGGATTCAAAAGCTGAAACAATATGGAATTATCCTTTCTGATGCCGCAGAAAAACAAGGGATTGGGGCGATGAGTGATGCAAGGTGGAAATCACTCTTTGACAGCATGGTTGATACTAAGATTTCTAAATCTAAGGTTAACTACAAAGAAGCATACACCTTGCAATTTGTGAATAAAGGGGTAGGCTATTACAAGAAGTAG
- a CDS encoding tetratricopeptide repeat protein, which produces MDSLPINSLLEELKNPDATVREKATRKIWRIWFQQKGIYGLEIIDRSQKLLDAGEITEAETALTALIKDQPDFAEAWNRRAFLYYSIGDYQKSLADCQMVVQINPIHFGALHGMGLCYAALGEYGEAIKAFRSALEIQPYSLVNQKLILECTFRFSYKGK; this is translated from the coding sequence ATGGATTCTTTACCTATCAATTCCTTACTTGAAGAGTTGAAAAACCCCGATGCCACAGTCCGCGAAAAAGCAACCAGAAAAATCTGGCGGATTTGGTTTCAGCAAAAGGGAATTTATGGACTGGAAATAATTGATCGCAGTCAAAAGTTACTCGATGCAGGTGAAATTACTGAAGCCGAAACAGCGCTGACAGCACTAATCAAAGACCAGCCAGATTTTGCCGAAGCTTGGAATCGCCGTGCTTTTCTCTATTACAGTATTGGAGATTATCAAAAATCTCTGGCAGATTGTCAGATGGTTGTGCAGATAAATCCAATACATTTTGGGGCGCTTCACGGTATGGGCTTGTGTTATGCAGCACTAGGAGAGTATGGTGAAGCCATCAAAGCTTTTAGAAGTGCTTTAGAAATTCAGCCTTATTCCCTAGTGAATCAAAAGTTGATTTTAGAATGTACATTTAGATTCAGTTACAAAGGCAAATAA
- a CDS encoding adenosine deaminase produces the protein MHRRARLSLFLGVLTSSSCFIFSVVAQVPSNSQQSSTGSEAETASWFEAHRAQPAALRAFVQRMPKGGDIHSHLSGAVYAEKYLEWAATDGYCVNPQAGALVEPKACGQDSSYFPASELLNRTSVYDSLINRWSTRNLPFAGKSGHDQFFEAFSGFGTISDSTSRRDDMVASVANRAASQHITYLELMLTVQGSEVRQLGREVGWNKDFAQMHRQLLKRGLTKLVTLGSQQFTELEREVSKTLGCGTPSAQPGCAVKVSYLQQTTRTKSPVEVFAQLAYAFALDSSDSRVVGINLVAPEDNPIALRDYTLQMQMLQFLKRQYPNVKVALHAGELTLGLVPTEDLRFHIRQAVEVAQASRIGHGVGIFFEERPFELMEQMRRRGVLVEICLTSNEVILNVQGDQHPFREYWKAGVPMTLASDDEGISRIDLSHEYLLAATRYGLGYKDLKRLARNGLEYSFAVGNSLWKSPEFKAMVSACASDTPGETSVSQECSAFLQKSDRARIQWQLESEFARFESLQNWL, from the coding sequence ATGCATAGACGAGCGCGTTTATCTTTGTTTTTAGGAGTATTAACGAGTTCTAGCTGTTTTATCTTCAGTGTAGTAGCCCAAGTCCCATCTAATTCGCAGCAGTCCTCGACTGGGAGTGAAGCTGAAACTGCTAGTTGGTTTGAAGCCCATCGCGCCCAGCCAGCCGCTTTACGAGCATTTGTACAGCGAATGCCGAAGGGAGGAGATATCCACAGTCATCTAAGCGGGGCTGTATATGCAGAAAAATATCTGGAGTGGGCTGCCACCGATGGGTATTGTGTGAATCCACAGGCGGGGGCTTTAGTTGAACCAAAAGCTTGCGGTCAGGACAGTAGCTATTTTCCCGCCTCAGAATTGTTAAACCGAACATCTGTTTATGATTCCCTAATAAATCGTTGGTCTACTCGTAACCTCCCATTTGCTGGAAAATCTGGGCACGACCAATTTTTTGAGGCTTTTAGTGGTTTTGGGACAATATCAGACTCTACGAGCCGTCGGGATGATATGGTTGCGTCAGTAGCAAATCGGGCAGCTTCGCAGCATATTACCTATCTAGAGTTAATGCTTACCGTTCAGGGCAGTGAGGTTCGACAGCTAGGGCGTGAAGTTGGTTGGAATAAAGATTTTGCTCAAATGCACCGTCAATTGCTCAAACGAGGATTAACCAAGCTAGTGACACTTGGCAGCCAGCAATTTACAGAGTTGGAGCGCGAAGTCTCGAAAACACTCGGTTGCGGCACTCCATCGGCACAGCCTGGATGTGCAGTGAAAGTGAGCTATTTGCAGCAAACGACAAGAACAAAGTCGCCCGTTGAAGTGTTTGCTCAGTTAGCTTATGCCTTTGCACTAGATTCATCGGATTCGCGGGTAGTTGGCATCAATCTCGTCGCCCCAGAAGACAACCCAATTGCACTGCGCGACTACACCCTGCAAATGCAAATGCTGCAATTTTTAAAACGCCAATATCCCAATGTCAAGGTCGCGCTCCATGCCGGAGAGTTAACTCTGGGGTTGGTTCCAACGGAGGATTTACGTTTTCATATTCGGCAAGCTGTAGAAGTGGCACAGGCATCTCGCATCGGACATGGTGTGGGTATTTTTTTTGAGGAGCGTCCCTTCGAGTTGATGGAGCAAATGCGGCGACGCGGCGTGTTAGTCGAAATCTGCCTGACCAGTAATGAGGTTATTTTAAATGTCCAGGGAGATCAGCATCCTTTTAGGGAGTATTGGAAGGCTGGAGTACCAATGACCCTTGCTTCTGATGATGAAGGCATTTCCCGCATCGATTTGAGTCATGAGTATTTGTTAGCAGCAACGAGATATGGGCTGGGATATAAAGACCTCAAGCGACTGGCTCGCAATGGCTTAGAATATAGTTTCGCTGTGGGAAATAGTCTCTGGAAGTCGCCTGAGTTTAAGGCAATGGTTTCAGCTTGTGCAAGCGATACCCCTGGTGAAACCTCTGTTTCTCAAGAGTGCAGTGCTTTTTTGCAAAAGAGCGATCGCGCGCGGATTCAATGGCAGCTAGAATCGGAATTTGCTCGGTTTGAGTCATTGCAGAACTGGCTTTGA
- a CDS encoding YbjN domain-containing protein, giving the protein MTSYQETIPSNESINELIAETASINHVEVIENVIDSLEQDDSAMVSHTPEGGYLWKFKYGSVQVFVQLNGTTDEDTITVWSTVLNLPAKDEPKLMRYLLELNCSSTFEARFGIIENRVVVISTRTLAELSPGEVSRLITIVATIADNNDEALQTEFGAS; this is encoded by the coding sequence ATGACAAGCTACCAAGAAACCATACCTAGTAACGAATCGATTAATGAGCTAATCGCCGAGACGGCAAGCATTAACCATGTAGAGGTAATTGAGAATGTCATCGATTCCTTAGAACAAGATGACAGTGCGATGGTTAGCCACACTCCAGAGGGTGGTTATCTCTGGAAGTTTAAGTATGGAAGTGTGCAAGTATTTGTCCAACTCAACGGGACAACCGATGAAGACACCATAACGGTTTGGTCTACGGTGCTAAATTTACCTGCCAAAGATGAACCTAAGTTGATGCGATATCTTTTGGAGTTAAACTGCTCTAGTACTTTTGAAGCGCGTTTCGGTATTATTGAAAACCGAGTGGTTGTGATATCAACACGTACCTTAGCTGAGTTATCTCCTGGCGAAGTATCTCGACTCATTACCATTGTGGCAACGATCGCTGATAATAACGATGAAGCTTTACAAACTGAATTTGGTGCGAGTTAA
- a CDS encoding DNA adenine methylase yields MSKLIAFGWYGGKYSHLDWLLPLLSKTTHYCEPFGGSAAVLINKEPSPVETYNDLDGELVNFFRVLRDEKNELIRAITFTPFSRREFELAISQPTKELSNLERARRFFVRARQVRTGLAQTASSGRWAHCLLTSRAGMAGAVSRWLGSIDDLSKIVQRFQRVQIENCPAIEVIQRYDSEETLFYCDPPYPHDSRGDSNAYGYEMTDEQHHKLAYVLHNVSAKVAISGYDCTLMEELYGDWRRIPAPSKYCHSVKKLRTEVLWTNYNLEYQPVQISQSKSKKSKTAIMSTPPEILNSAFDRASEYIRTGDSMMIAPEIIDRVEFVCRHPQNKAGIRLLLACLLAKVHQPHLDIRKPFTEIGTKDSYSGRFYDESYIAFFINERNLQDVCNPTTAFLTPALRTKAIPLTLDAKLIGKPAILYQTVIQLFDDVYTERVATEDLLVETIKWLLILKKEKEQRIQSLIANLNTLDDRAIPLSAEAIVKLIRQHLDCPRASRLPVLIVAAAYQSASEHLGERCLPLESHNAADKQTGSLGDIEIRLISSNNLVTSYEMKMKRITINDINNALPKITRRIEQTGYKIDNYIFITTETIDKDVEDYAANLYEKTGGIEIVVLDCLGFLRHFLHLFHRLRMQFVEEYQKLVLAEPDSAVSQPLKEAFLALRQAVETVEVEINSDVETELDTPL; encoded by the coding sequence ATGAGTAAACTGATAGCATTCGGTTGGTATGGAGGGAAATATAGTCATCTTGACTGGCTTCTACCACTCTTGTCAAAAACTACTCACTACTGTGAACCTTTTGGAGGTTCAGCAGCAGTTTTGATAAACAAAGAACCATCACCTGTAGAAACTTACAATGATCTTGATGGCGAACTAGTTAACTTTTTTCGTGTACTACGTGATGAGAAAAATGAACTCATCAGAGCTATTACTTTTACACCTTTCTCAAGACGTGAGTTTGAACTTGCCATTTCTCAACCCACTAAAGAGTTATCTAATTTAGAGAGAGCTAGACGATTTTTTGTCCGAGCTAGACAAGTAAGAACAGGATTAGCTCAGACAGCAAGCTCCGGTAGATGGGCACATTGTTTGTTGACAAGTCGTGCAGGTATGGCTGGGGCTGTCTCAAGATGGTTAGGGAGTATAGATGACCTTTCTAAAATAGTTCAAAGATTTCAGCGAGTTCAAATAGAAAACTGCCCAGCAATTGAAGTTATTCAAAGATATGACAGCGAAGAAACACTTTTTTACTGTGACCCTCCTTATCCACATGATTCCCGTGGAGACAGTAATGCTTATGGGTATGAGATGACAGATGAACAACATCATAAACTAGCTTATGTCCTTCACAATGTCAGTGCTAAAGTTGCTATCTCAGGATACGACTGTACCCTAATGGAGGAACTATATGGTGACTGGCGACGTATTCCAGCACCGTCAAAGTACTGTCACTCTGTCAAAAAGTTACGTACAGAAGTCCTCTGGACAAACTATAACTTAGAATATCAACCTGTACAAATATCTCAAAGTAAGTCCAAAAAGTCTAAAACAGCTATTATGTCAACGCCTCCAGAGATTCTTAACTCAGCTTTTGATAGAGCATCCGAATACATAAGAACGGGCGATTCAATGATGATTGCTCCAGAAATTATTGATAGAGTTGAATTTGTCTGTAGGCACCCTCAAAATAAGGCTGGCATAAGGCTTCTATTAGCTTGCTTATTAGCGAAAGTTCATCAACCTCATCTAGATATTCGTAAGCCATTTACTGAAATTGGCACAAAAGATTCTTACTCTGGTCGTTTTTATGATGAATCATATATAGCATTTTTTATAAATGAACGTAACTTACAAGATGTATGCAACCCAACAACTGCTTTTTTAACACCTGCACTTCGTACTAAAGCAATACCTTTAACTTTAGACGCTAAGTTGATAGGAAAACCTGCAATATTATACCAGACTGTTATTCAGCTATTTGATGATGTTTATACAGAGCGTGTAGCAACAGAAGACCTTCTTGTAGAAACTATAAAATGGCTTTTGATTCTCAAAAAAGAGAAAGAACAACGAATTCAAAGCCTTATTGCTAATTTAAACACTCTAGATGATCGGGCAATTCCTCTTTCTGCTGAAGCAATTGTAAAACTTATTAGACAGCATTTGGATTGTCCCAGAGCAAGTCGTTTGCCAGTGCTTATTGTAGCTGCGGCTTATCAATCAGCCTCAGAACATTTAGGAGAACGATGTTTACCGCTTGAAAGTCACAATGCGGCTGATAAACAAACTGGTTCTTTAGGTGATATTGAAATCAGACTTATAAGTAGTAACAATTTAGTAACCAGCTACGAGATGAAAATGAAACGTATTACTATAAATGACATCAATAATGCCCTTCCAAAAATTACACGAAGAATAGAGCAAACTGGATATAAGATTGATAATTACATATTTATAACTACTGAAACTATAGATAAAGATGTAGAAGACTATGCTGCTAATCTCTATGAAAAGACAGGAGGTATAGAGATTGTAGTACTTGATTGCCTTGGTTTTTTACGGCATTTTTTGCACTTGTTTCATCGCTTACGGATGCAGTTTGTGGAGGAATATCAAAAGCTTGTGCTTGCAGAACCCGACAGTGCAGTTAGTCAACCCTTAAAGGAGGCCTTTTTAGCATTACGCCAAGCTGTTGAGACTGTTGAAGTGGAAATCAACTCAGATGTTGAGACTGAATTAGATACTCCACTTTGA
- a CDS encoding DUF4350 domain-containing protein, with translation MKRSNRLAWIGAIALAAIVLLSLFAAPNNTKINIGSTYNRASDGYGAWYAFMQQQGISIKRWQKPFSDIQPDNNPVTFLQVSSDPRETTLDSQKREWVEKGNTLVILGAGARVTEAQFSTMQKSPKGDIKIDTRRRYKKANSKQVDLGDRFGAVVWEENYKKGKVIFSTTPYLAANAYQDYLSNFKYLASLVTEKNNTVFVDEYIHGYKDADIRKKESEADLSSFFAKTPVFPILVQVSILLLVLIWAQNRRFGKPVALDTPVVDNSEAYIQALAGVLQKADTADFVVEMVGKQEQLQLQKALGLGQIPLEPEALINFWIEKTGASAAELDAVLKLQSRKQPISEQELLSWLGKWGKIRLIRNS, from the coding sequence ATGAAACGTTCAAATCGTCTTGCTTGGATAGGAGCGATCGCACTCGCTGCGATCGTTTTACTTAGTTTATTTGCGGCTCCTAATAATACTAAAATCAACATTGGCTCTACTTATAATCGCGCCTCCGATGGCTATGGTGCTTGGTATGCTTTTATGCAACAGCAGGGAATTTCTATCAAGCGCTGGCAAAAGCCTTTTAGTGATATTCAGCCAGATAACAACCCTGTTACCTTCCTACAGGTAAGCAGCGATCCAAGGGAAACGACACTGGATAGTCAAAAGCGTGAATGGGTAGAAAAAGGGAATACTTTGGTAATTTTGGGTGCGGGGGCGCGGGTTACAGAGGCGCAGTTTAGCACTATGCAAAAATCCCCCAAAGGTGATATTAAAATTGATACACGTAGACGATATAAAAAAGCTAACTCTAAGCAAGTTGATTTAGGCGATCGCTTCGGTGCTGTTGTCTGGGAAGAAAATTACAAAAAGGGAAAGGTAATTTTTTCTACCACTCCTTATTTAGCCGCCAACGCCTACCAAGATTATTTAAGTAATTTCAAGTATCTAGCCAGTTTGGTTACTGAAAAAAATAACACAGTATTTGTTGATGAATACATCCACGGCTATAAAGATGCCGATATCAGAAAGAAAGAAAGCGAAGCAGATTTATCTAGTTTTTTTGCTAAAACTCCTGTATTTCCAATATTAGTACAAGTCAGTATCCTGCTATTAGTGCTAATTTGGGCGCAGAATCGCCGCTTTGGCAAACCAGTAGCTTTAGATACACCAGTTGTAGATAACAGCGAAGCATACATCCAAGCTTTAGCCGGAGTCTTGCAGAAAGCTGATACCGCCGACTTTGTTGTAGAGATGGTGGGTAAACAAGAACAACTACAACTCCAAAAAGCCTTGGGATTAGGGCAAATACCTTTAGAACCTGAAGCCTTGATCAACTTCTGGATAGAAAAAACAGGCGCAAGTGCAGCAGAACTAGATGCAGTTTTAAAGCTACAATCTCGCAAACAGCCCATCAGTGAACAAGAACTGTTAAGCTGGTTGGGGAAATGGGGAAAGATTAGATTAATTCGTAATTCGTAA
- a CDS encoding HD domain-containing protein, whose amino-acid sequence MQINRLTQQIQFIIEIDQLKQVMRQTLLIDGSRRENSAEHSWHLGVMAIALAEYAPEGVDIFHAIKMLLIHDLVEIDAGDTFCYDVQGNDSKVERELQAALRLFGLLPADQARELRLLWDEFEAGETPTAKFAAALDRIQPLLHNQQTQGGTWRIHGIRRDQVMKRVAPVETGAPELWPFVLQLIDDCVIAGYIKESPAFTPVAGDYS is encoded by the coding sequence GTGCAAATTAATCGGCTGACTCAACAAATTCAGTTCATCATCGAGATTGACCAATTGAAACAGGTGATGCGCCAAACCCTACTTATTGATGGGTCACGCCGAGAAAATAGTGCAGAACATTCTTGGCATTTAGGGGTGATGGCGATCGCATTAGCAGAATATGCCCCGGAGGGTGTTGATATATTCCATGCCATCAAAATGCTGCTAATTCACGATTTGGTAGAAATTGATGCAGGTGATACCTTCTGCTACGATGTGCAGGGTAATGACAGCAAGGTAGAACGAGAACTACAAGCAGCGTTACGCTTATTTGGACTTTTGCCAGCAGATCAAGCTAGGGAGTTGCGTTTACTCTGGGATGAGTTTGAAGCAGGGGAAACACCTACCGCCAAGTTTGCCGCAGCCCTAGACCGTATACAGCCTTTGCTGCACAATCAACAAACTCAGGGCGGGACTTGGCGCATTCATGGCATTAGGCGCGATCAGGTCATGAAACGGGTAGCGCCAGTAGAAACAGGTGCGCCGGAACTGTGGCCGTTTGTCCTGCAATTGATTGATGATTGTGTGATAGCAGGATATATAAAGGAGAGTCCTGCATTCACTCCTGTGGCAGGCGATTATTCGTAA
- a CDS encoding AAA family ATPase, with the protein MSETHPILIRLGQGLNQVIVGQSSLIQQLLVALLAGGHVILEGVPGTGKTLLVKVLAQLIQGEFRRIQLTPDVLPSDITGTNIFDLNSRNFTLKKGPIFTEVLLADEINRTPPKTQAALLEAMEEMQVTLDGESLPLPDLFWVIATQNPLEFEGTYPLPEAQLDRFLFKLVVDYPDQAAEKQMLLNRQAGFAARRMDISRLKPIATVADILQARQAVKEVKVSEAIVDYLLALVRISRQYPDLTLGASPRAAGAWLQTSQALAWLAGRDFVTPDDVKAVASPLLRHRLILKPEAMLDGLQMDAVIASVINQVAVPR; encoded by the coding sequence ATGAGCGAAACTCATCCTATTTTAATTCGCCTTGGTCAAGGTCTTAATCAAGTAATTGTCGGACAATCTAGCCTAATACAACAACTTTTAGTAGCACTGCTAGCGGGTGGGCACGTAATTTTAGAAGGAGTACCGGGGACTGGTAAAACTCTGCTAGTAAAAGTGTTAGCGCAGTTAATCCAAGGGGAATTTCGCCGGATTCAACTAACACCAGATGTTTTACCTTCAGATATTACTGGGACAAATATTTTTGACTTGAATAGCCGCAATTTCACTTTGAAAAAAGGGCCAATATTTACCGAAGTGCTGCTAGCAGACGAAATCAACCGCACTCCTCCAAAGACACAAGCGGCGCTATTAGAAGCGATGGAAGAGATGCAGGTAACATTGGATGGTGAAAGTTTGCCCTTACCAGATTTATTTTGGGTGATTGCGACGCAAAACCCCCTGGAATTTGAGGGGACTTATCCCTTACCAGAAGCGCAGTTAGACAGATTTTTATTTAAACTGGTGGTAGATTACCCAGATCAAGCTGCCGAAAAGCAAATGTTACTGAATCGTCAGGCGGGTTTTGCAGCACGGCGTATGGATATTAGCCGTTTGAAACCAATCGCAACAGTAGCCGACATTTTGCAAGCACGACAAGCAGTCAAAGAGGTTAAAGTATCAGAAGCGATCGTTGATTATTTGTTGGCGTTGGTGAGAATATCGCGTCAATATCCTGATTTAACTTTGGGTGCATCGCCTCGCGCCGCCGGTGCTTGGTTGCAGACATCTCAAGCCCTAGCGTGGTTGGCTGGAAGAGATTTTGTCACACCAGATGATGTTAAAGCAGTTGCATCGCCGCTTTTACGTCATCGCCTCATTTTGAAACCAGAAGCAATGCTGGATGGTTTACAAATGGATGCGGTAATTGCGTCGGTAATTAATCAAGTAGCAGTTCCAAGATGA
- a CDS encoding lipoate--protein ligase family protein, whose translation MHSNQVWRLIPLLEATGNVQMAIDRWLLEQHQSGKHPPTLRFYTWSPPAISLGYHQRQYPEYWQHLTWQGQKLDLVRRPTGGRAVLHQGDLTYAVVTSGLTGSRLQVYEKICEFLIQGWRSLGVELHYGTAGRSYIHNPNCFGTATSADLVLPDASKLIGSAQLRRGGVILQHGSIRLQPDSELFTQVFGAESFTTVQLPQSLSVEKIIAALVAAASDCFDMQIELQPLSQSEWEKILATT comes from the coding sequence ATGCATAGCAATCAGGTTTGGCGACTAATTCCTTTGCTAGAGGCGACTGGCAATGTGCAGATGGCGATTGACCGATGGTTGCTAGAACAGCACCAGTCTGGAAAGCACCCGCCAACTCTGCGCTTTTATACTTGGTCGCCACCTGCCATTTCTCTCGGCTATCATCAACGCCAATACCCTGAATATTGGCAACATTTAACTTGGCAAGGACAAAAACTAGATTTAGTGCGGCGTCCGACTGGTGGACGGGCTGTGTTACACCAAGGTGATTTAACTTACGCTGTAGTCACATCTGGACTTACGGGTAGTCGCCTTCAGGTGTACGAAAAAATTTGTGAGTTTTTGATTCAAGGGTGGCGATCGCTCGGCGTAGAATTACATTACGGTACGGCTGGGCGAAGTTACATCCACAATCCTAACTGTTTTGGCACCGCTACCAGTGCAGATTTAGTTTTGCCAGATGCTAGCAAACTCATTGGTAGCGCTCAATTGCGACGTGGTGGGGTAATTTTGCAACATGGTTCCATTCGTTTGCAACCCGATTCTGAACTGTTTACTCAAGTATTTGGTGCAGAATCTTTTACGACTGTACAACTGCCTCAAAGTCTGAGTGTAGAAAAGATTATTGCAGCTTTAGTTGCCGCAGCTAGTGATTGTTTTGATATGCAGATAGAGTTGCAACCCCTCTCACAATCTGAGTGGGAGAAAATTTTGGCAACAACGTAG
- a CDS encoding CIA30 family protein yields MTDKNRSQWDLGRFIETLAYFEVIPFLNWVQQLIQGRPKDNQNRPNGGRNVGVILVAGATGGVGKRVVQRSLEQGYKVRALVRDIDRARSILGNDIDLVVADITQPETLTSLVMADIQAIVCCTAVRVQPVEGDTADRVKYYQGVKFYQPEIVGDTPENVEYQGVKNLVQAAAKYLPQANEKPIFDFTKPSAELKDYWGALDDVVMGGVSASNIQLVENAALFAGNVSTANSGGFASIRTKNFDPPFNLSDCEGVKLRVKGDGQRYKIFLRTDTKWDGIGYSYSFDTVANTWIDVRIPFADLIPVFRAKVVKDAPPIEQNRVCSFQLMLSKFEYDGALNPKFSPGGFALQLESIKAYGGTTLPQFILVSSAGVTRPGRPGINLDEEPPAVKLNDQLGGILTWKLKGEDSLRESGIPYTIVRPCALTEEPGGKELIFEQGDNIKGKISREDVAELCVQALKLAKASNVTFEVKQGDNTVNSIDWQKLFSDLAKDK; encoded by the coding sequence ATGACTGACAAAAATCGTTCTCAATGGGACTTAGGCAGGTTTATCGAAACCCTGGCTTACTTTGAGGTAATTCCTTTCCTTAACTGGGTACAGCAGTTAATCCAAGGTCGTCCTAAGGATAATCAAAATAGACCCAATGGAGGAAGAAACGTGGGTGTAATATTAGTAGCAGGTGCAACAGGTGGTGTAGGTAAACGAGTAGTGCAGCGATCGCTCGAACAAGGTTATAAAGTTCGCGCCCTAGTTCGAGATATTGACAGAGCCAGGTCAATTCTTGGTAATGATATAGACTTAGTAGTTGCGGATATCACTCAACCAGAAACTTTAACTTCTTTAGTTATGGCTGATATCCAAGCTATAGTTTGTTGTACAGCAGTGCGCGTGCAACCAGTTGAGGGAGACACAGCAGATAGAGTAAAATATTATCAAGGTGTTAAATTTTACCAGCCAGAAATTGTTGGCGACACACCAGAAAATGTCGAATATCAAGGTGTTAAAAACTTAGTCCAAGCGGCTGCAAAATATCTACCCCAAGCAAACGAAAAACCGATATTTGATTTCACCAAGCCATCAGCAGAATTAAAGGATTACTGGGGGGCGCTGGATGATGTCGTTATGGGTGGCGTGAGTGCCAGTAATATCCAATTAGTAGAAAATGCAGCTTTGTTTGCTGGTAATGTCTCCACCGCTAACTCTGGCGGATTTGCTTCTATCAGAACTAAGAATTTTGATCCACCCTTCAACTTATCTGATTGCGAAGGTGTAAAATTACGCGTCAAAGGTGACGGTCAACGTTATAAAATCTTTCTGCGGACAGATACAAAATGGGATGGCATTGGCTACAGCTATTCTTTCGATACCGTAGCTAATACCTGGATAGATGTTCGCATTCCCTTTGCAGATTTGATTCCTGTATTTCGGGCAAAAGTTGTCAAAGATGCGCCGCCAATTGAGCAGAATAGAGTTTGTTCATTCCAACTGATGTTGAGCAAATTTGAATATGATGGCGCTTTGAATCCTAAATTTTCTCCCGGTGGTTTTGCTTTGCAGTTGGAATCAATAAAAGCTTATGGCGGGACAACTTTACCACAATTTATCTTAGTCAGTTCAGCAGGCGTGACTCGTCCGGGACGCCCTGGAATTAATTTAGATGAAGAACCGCCAGCAGTGAAATTAAATGACCAATTGGGAGGAATTTTAACTTGGAAGTTGAAGGGAGAAGATAGTTTAAGAGAAAGCGGAATTCCTTATACAATTGTTAGACCTTGTGCTTTAACTGAAGAACCAGGAGGGAAGGAATTAATATTCGAGCAAGGCGATAATATTAAGGGCAAAATCAGCCGTGAGGATGTGGCAGAACTTTGCGTGCAAGCTTTAAAACTAGCAAAAGCTTCTAATGTCACGTTTGAAGTAAAACAGGGAGATAATACTGTTAACTCTATCGATTGGCAGAAGTTATTTTCTGATTTAGCTAAGGATAAATAA